A genome region from Tenrec ecaudatus isolate mTenEca1 chromosome 13, mTenEca1.hap1, whole genome shotgun sequence includes the following:
- the GPC1 gene encoding glypican-1, which yields MECRARGWWLLCALAALAACAGGDPAGKSRSCSEVRQIYGAKGFSLSDVPQAEISGEHLRVCPQSYTCCTSHMEENLANRSRTELESGLRDSGRALQATLSAQLWAMDDYFQRLLNGSERALQDTFPSAFGDLYTQNTKAFGDLYAELRLYYRGASLQLEETLAEFWARLLERLFKQLHPRLLLPDDYMDCLGKQAETLQPFGDAPRELRLRATRAFVAARAFVQGLGVASDVVRKVSQVPLSPECSRAVMKLVYCAHCLGVPGARPCPNYCHNVLKGCLANQADLDAEWRNLLDSMVLITNKFWGPSGSESVISGVHMWLAEAISALLDGKDSLTAKVIQGCGNPKVNPQVAGPEEQRHRGKIDLQKHPTNELEKLVSEAKAQLRDVQDFWVSLPGTLCSERVAVSTASDDRCWNGMTKGRYLPEVMGDGLANQINNPEVEVDITKPDMAIRQQIMQLKIMTNRLRSAYNGKDVDFQDASDDGSGSGSGGGCPDDICGRRANKKDSSPRTTATHALPGLSEQEGSASDAIDPRPRTPLLLLSLLLVIAAARPRGR from the exons ATGGAGTGCCGGGCCCGCGGCTGGTGGCTGCTGTGCGCGCTCGCCGCGCTGGCCGCCTGCGCCGGCGGGGACCCGGCGGGCAAGAGCCGGAGCTGCAGCGAAGTCCGTCAGATCTATGGCGCCAAGGGCTTCAGCCTGAGCGATGTGCCGCAGGCGGAGATCTCGG gtgAGCACCTGCGGGTCTGCCCTCAGAGTTACACCTGCTGCACCAGCCACATGGAGGAGAACCTGGCCAACCGCAGTCGCACTGAGTTGGAGAGTGGGCTCCGAGACAGCGGCCGGGCCCTGCAGGCCACGCTCTCCGCCCAACTGTGGGCCATGGACG ACTACTTCCAGCGCCTGCTGAACGGCTCAGAGCGGGCGCTGCAGGACACCTTCCCCAGCGCCTTCGGGGACCTGTATACGCAGAACACCAAGGCCTTCGGCGACCTGTACGCCGAGCTGCGCCTCTACTACCGCGGCGCcagcctgcagctggaggagactCTGGCTGAGTTCTGGGCCCGCCTGCTCGAGCGCCTCTTCAAGCAGCTGCACCCCCGGCTGCTGCTGCCCGACGACTACATGGACTGCCTGGGCAAGCAGGCCGAGACCCTGCAGCCCTTTGGGGACGCCCCGCGTGAGCTGCGCCTGCGCGCCACCCGTGCCTTCGTGGCCGCACGCGCCTTCGTGCAAGGCCTGGGTGTGGCCAGCGACGTGGTCCGGAAGGTGTCCCAG GTCCCCCTGAGTCCCGAGTGTTCGAGGGCCGTCATGAAACTGGTCTACTGTGCCCACTGCCTGGGAGTACCTGGTGCCCGGCCCTGCCCCAACTATTGCCACAACGTGCTCAAAGGCTGCCTGGCCAACCAGGCCGACCTGGATGCTGAGTGGAGGAACCTTCTAG ACTCCATGGTGCTCATCACCAACAAGTTCTGGGGCCCATCGGGTTCGGAGTCTGTCATCAGCGGCGTGCACATGTGGCTGGCCGAGGCCATCTCTGCCCTCCTGGACGGCAAGGACAGCCTCACGGCCAAG GTCATCCAAGGCTGCGGGAACCCCAAGGTGAATCCCCAGGTCGCTGGGCCAGAGGAGCAACGCCACCGCGGCAAGATTGACCTACAGAAGCACCCCACGAATGAGCTGGAGAAGCTG GTCTCCGAGGCCAAGGCCCAGCTCCGTGACGTGCAGGACTTCTGGGTCAGCCTCCCAGGGACTCTGTGCAGCGAGAGGGTGGCTGTCAGCACGGCCAGTGACGACCGTTGCTGGAACGGGATGACCAAGGGCCG GTACCTACCAGAGGTGATGGGGGATGGCCTGGCCAACCAGATCAACAACCCCGAGGTGGAGGTGGACATCACTAAACCGGACATGGCCATCCGGCAGCAGATCATGCAGTTGAAGATCATGACCAACCGGCTGCGCAGTGCCTACAATGGCAAGGATGTGGACTTCCAGGACGCCA GTGATGATGGCAGTGGCTCGGGCAGTGGCGGCGGTTGCCCCGATGACATCTGCGGACGGAGGGCCAACAAGAAGGACTCCAGTCCTCGGACGACAGCGACGCACGCCCTGCCCGGCCTGTCTGAGCAGGAGGGCTCGGCCTCGGATGCCATCGACCCTCGACCCAGGACACCCTTGCTGCTCCTGTCCCTTCTTTTGGTCATCGCAGCCGCCAGGCCCCGGGGGCGGTAA